One part of the Sardina pilchardus chromosome 5, fSarPil1.1, whole genome shotgun sequence genome encodes these proteins:
- the fam53c gene encoding protein FAM53C: MPESSYWQLCPPSKPSLQSVLSSSFPPGPVPQGPSTEHHPEGEDLHRPLVPSTSVTDLSFPGAPPPPPPPPKRHCRSLSVPEDLSRCRYTWRPSASKVWTPVNRRCHSGGGAGGPCPLRAPSSSLNSSLHSSSSPTFFSLALSPDSPLPWNFPFEPSDSAGGSACCCFFPSPSSCSSSPSPLHPPPPPQRRFSLSPVLIREAAAQILPPPPVPLQPTAPPAAVPASPSSACSTPASLRRAIPPQLPRCHSQPCDLLLLKPGLKRRRDPDRPCARPVLDFAKMTQTRSSDPLSCLERGRLACGGDVCMGLEPFLGDFRGLYSPAEGLGRTSIGPLSESDEEEEEEGDDGDPDHEGGPQSVFERDCTELDISLIEEN; encoded by the exons ATGCCTG AGAGTAGTTACTGGCAGCTCTGCCCTCCTTCCAAGCCCAGTCTGCAGAGTGTGCTGAGTTCAAGCTTTCCCCCGGGCCCTGTGCCTCAGGGTCCTTCCACCGAACACCACCCTGAGGGGGAAGATCTGCACCGACCCCTGGTCCCAAGCACTTCAGTGACGGACCTGTCTTTTCCCGgtgcaccccctccccccccgccgccccccaAACGCCACTGTCGCTCACTGTCTGTGCCAGAGGACCTGTCACGCTGCCGATACACCTGGCGGCCCAGTGCCTCAAAGGTCTGGACACCTGTGAATCGTCGATGCCACAGTGGAGGGGGAGCGGGGGGACCGTGTCCACTTCGTGCCCCCAGCTCTTCTCTGAACTCGTCTCTACACTCCTCTTCCAGCCCTACGTTTTTTAGCCTCGCACTTTCCCCTGATTCCCCGTTGCCATGGAATTTCCCCTTTGAGCCCAGTGATTCTGCAGGAGGCAGTGCCTGTTGCTGCTTCTTTCCCTCACCGTCCTCCtgttcctcttctccatctccgctccatccaccccctcctccGCAGAGGcgcttttccctctctcctgttctcatACGAGAGGCTGCTGCCCAAAtccttcctccacctccagtTCCTCTCCAACCCACCGCCCCTCCAGCGGCTGTGCCTGCCTCACCTTCATCTGCATGCAGCACCCCAGCTTCTCTGCGCAGGGCCATTCCACCTCAGCTGCCACGCTGTCACTCCCAGCCCTGCGACTTGCTTCTGCTCAAACCTGGCCTAAAGCGCAGGAGAGACCCCGACAGACCTTGTGCAAGGCCGGTGCTGGACTTTGCTAAGATGACTCAG ACTCGGAGTTCTGATCCGCTCAGCTGTTTGGAACGTGGACGGCTCGCATGTGGCGGGGATGTTTGCATGGGTCTGGAACCTTTCTTGGGAGACTTCAGAGGCTTGTATTCTCCAGCTGAGGGCCTTGGAAGGACAAGTATTGGGCCACTAAGTGaaagtgatgaagaggaggaggaagagggtgacGATGGTGACCCTGATCATGAAGGAGGACCACAAAGTGTTTTTGAAAGGGATTGCACAGAACTCGACATCTCCTTAATTGAGGAGAATTAA
- the LOC134079551 gene encoding forkhead box protein I3-B-like — protein sequence MTSYVPQGLSPTQVGAQFQNMSTQEPQEFSLYNDSFYSPPPLPSPQQTLPPTYDLGDYASSTSNPYLWFNSSGMNGMPYLGGPPRTAGDPFAGQHYGMPRPYLGTGATGGDLSWFSLPSQEDLMKLVRPPYSYSALIAMAIHGAPNRRLTLSQIYQYVADNFPFYNKSKAGWQNSIRHNLSLNDCFKKVPRDDDDPGKGNYWTLDPNCEKMFDNGNFRRKRKRKSDSLMSEGENGSPAGPTSAESSPKGHLAEAHSPSDRGSTPDSVGPSPCLKSFLTQMTEVSSSAGTLVGDTVLRPLPLGLPLDGSQRASSSEGFGPYSPNATVPQWEAQIPPPTALSSSPSHFSGVYTDSLLNHFGSSSYPGLETTGLVYPREGTEV from the exons ATGACATCGTATGTGCCACAGGGACTCTCTCCTACTCAGGTAGGGGCCCAGTTCCAGAACATGAGCACTCAGGAGCCGCAGGAGTTCAGCCTGTACAACGACAGCTTCTACAGCCCGCCACCTCTTCCGAGCCCGCAGCAGACCTTACCACCCACCTACGACCTTGGAGACTATGCCAGTTCAACCTCGAACCCCTACCTGTGGTTCAACAGCTCGGGGATGAATGGCATGCCTTACTTAGGTGGGCCCCCAAGGACAGCAGGTGATCCATTTGCGGGCCAGCACTATGGCATGCCAAGGCCATACCTGGGCACAGGTGCCACCGGAGGAGACCTGAGCTggttctctcttccctctcaggAGGACCTCATGAAGCTTGTTAGGCCACCATACTCCTACTCGGCCCTCATTGCCATGGCCATACATGGAGCTCCAAACCGCCGGCTGACCCTCAGTCAAATATACCAGTATGTCGCTGACAACTTTCCCTTCTACAATAAGAGCAAAGCTGGTTGGCAGAACTCTATACGACACAACCTATCACTAAACGACTGCTTCAAGAAGGTGCCCCGTGATGACGATGACCCTG GCAAAGGTAACTACTGGACCTTAGATCCAAACTGTGAAAAGATGTTTGACAATGGCAActtcaggaggaagaggaagaggaagtccgACTCCCTCATGAGCGAAGGGGAGAACGGCAGCCCTGCTGGTCCGACCTCTGCCGAGTCCAGCCCCAAAGGCCACCTTGCCGAGGCGCACAGCCCCTCCGACAGGGGCTCCACGCCGGACTCAGTGGGCCCATCCCCCTGCCTGAAGAGCTTCCTGACCCAGATGACGGAGGTGTCATCGAGTGCAGGTACGCTAGTCGGGGACACAGTGCTCCGCCCCTTGCCCTTGGGTTTGCCTCTCGACGGCTCTCAGAGGGCCTCGTCGAGCGAAGGCTTCGGCCCGTACTCCCCCAACGCCACGGTGCCGCAGTGGGAAGCCCAGATCCCTCCGCCTACTGCACTCTCCTCATCGCCGTCACACTTCTCAGGCGTCTACACCGACTCCCTGCTCAACCACTTCGGCAGCAGCTCCTATCCAGGCCTGGAGACGACCGGACTGGTGTACCCGCGGGAAGGGACTGAGGTCTGA
- the lcp2a gene encoding lymphocyte cytosolic protein 2a codes for MSSEGIPLKSEVMNWNPSILAGFFAKRRDLQGCDKVIMKNNINGQRFLNMSENDLQKFPKLSVPLISKISREINMNVGKRGIFPKRPGATKFEQEFVQPVGWDEDEFDSDDDYESPNSEEDGDDDYESPTDGPEDQEHADSDYEPPPSEKNETIHPICAAKPIPDSDYIDDTRPRNTGRPPVPPERPGPGPALPFPRPTVRPKADQSPQRPVSRPQNKMPPGPAAPRVDRSKKPSTLERVAPSGRRPPVPDKDAFSKPPLPGLGVQRSVSAAGRSFPLSRVGGGAEISEPPRPFGANTFPLPRNPSPRPSPPGPPGDRPSSGGSGGSNSLPSQGKHSRIGNPMRPHDSGQDMDPAWYLGQVTRGQAENKLRSINMDGAYLVRDSSKGTAAQPYTLMVLYQDKVYNIQIRYDAQQQSFLLGTGLKATERFPTVRNIIENYSQMPLLLIDAKNRGSGQQNQCPLLHPAGH; via the exons ATGAGTTCTGAAGGTATTCCTTTGAAATCCGAGGTCATGAACTGGAATCCTTCCATTCTGGCTGGattttttgcaaaaagg CGGGATCTGCAAGGCTGTGATAAAGTTATCATGAAGAACAACATAAATGGTCAGAGATTCTTG AACATGTCAGAAAATGACTTGCAGAAATTTCCAAAACTGTCTGTGCC ACTCATCTCTAAAATCAGTCGTGAAATCAACATGAATGTGGGCAAGAGGGGAATCTTTCCAAAAAG ACCAGGGgcgacaaagtttgaacaag AATTTGTGCAACCTGTAGGGTGGGATGAAGATGAATTT GATAGCGATGACGACTATGAATCCCCAAACTCAGAAgaagatggtgatgatgacTATGAGTCGCCCACAGATGGACCAGAGGACCAAGAACATGCTGACAGTGACTATGAACCACCCCCGTCAGAAAAGAATGAGACGATACATCCAATATGTGCTGCAAAGCCCATTCCAGATAGCGACTATATTG ACGACACTCGTCCTCGGAATACAGGACGCCCTCCCGTGCCTCCAGAGCGTCCAGGACCCGGTCCTGCTCTGCCTTTTCCTCGTCCAACC GTACGTCCAAAGGCAGACCAGTCCCCCCAGAGACCTGTTTCTAGACCCCAGAACAAGA TGCCCCCTGGTCCAGCTGCTCCTCGCGTGGATCGCAGTAAAAAGCCTTCGACTTTGGAGCGT GTGGCTCCATCAGGAAGGAG GCCTCCTGTTCCTGATAAGGATGCATTTAGCAAACCTCCACTCCCAGGACTAGGTGTGCAGAGGAGTGTTTCAGCTGCGGGTAGAAGCTTCCCATTAAG TCGAGTTGGAGGGGGTGCGGAG ATTTCAGAACCACCTAGACCATTTGGTGCCAACACATTTCCCCTGCCTAGGAACCCCTCTCCTCGTCCTTCGCCACCCGGACCTCCTGGTGACAG GCCATCTTCTGGTGGTTCTGGTGGGAGCAACTCTCTACCCTCCCAAG GCAAACATTCAAGGATAGGCAACCCAATGAGACCTCACGATTCAGGCCAG GATATGGACCCGGCATGGTATCTAGGTCAGGTAACTCGTGGGCAAGCAGAGAATAAATTGCGGTCGATAAACATG gATGGTGCCTATCTTGTGAGGGACAGCTCCAAGGGTACAGCCGCCCAGCCGTACACCCTCATGGTGCTCTACCAGGACAAAGTCTACAACATACAGATTCGCTATGATGCTCAGCAACAGTCTTTCCTGCTGGGAACAGGCCTAAAAGCTACAGAG AGGTTTCCAACTGTCAGGAACATCATTGAGAACTACAGTCAGATGCCGCTGCTTCTGATTGATGCAAAGAACCGTGGCTCAGGACAACAAAATCAGTGCCCTCTACTTCATCCTGCAGGACACTGA